One Eurosta solidaginis isolate ZX-2024a chromosome 5, ASM4086904v1, whole genome shotgun sequence DNA segment encodes these proteins:
- the Sec3 gene encoding exocyst complex component 1, protein MLTTLANIKHILQKELFNSSNERVLSVVTVTKTYKKKRACYLCIVTTPPPVPVVTVCVVKQSEQREGEYKKKRTWQMEEIKWVDGRNEQSETHEFDLQIEKTYKWYALNLSERQNFLAVLYKQIHKYVRSHKAEFRNIPSAWLNEKSPEKLAAERNAEQKTTQDTEDEEEAQEFTALTDKEATELGKLFSECDFAVKDAEQLIEKLSKELHDLDGANMQSVLASEKQVMQLMEHIDKAIIEADSFEKRLDSYEEILGHVKETMEKIGGKNAMIEIANNNNIKLMKELNKVITQLDLPHEHQKALDEPDLKNAVGRKAAIAAAQCLQQAMNSDIDPSLLRLEAVQDQRKRFEKWKAKFSGIVSRFMNNLFIHLGNELGDNTTMSTDLVLPNHVSVHRELTPYTELMHWTKAMDRKTYDGLTRVYTTSLSKIYERDIKNFFALAKIQVSEKLRTSREDLDISVSSRKSVVSAAPYGTLGVNRDQWGVGADNADRERFDSVLEKVLAELEPVALQEQMFCINFFQMDVISPTSKNTQTTLDALEKSTDSSSILTSPTTASGGGGGGDASGFPQKKIDRQINEEVRKLMMALFGCLEPELVSFIQSYERIDSFYSLYVLVRLTQHVMSAQDTHSFLSMTFASALVQVKRNFDRFMQQQLQSIKEAKLPKRSKCGILPYVENFEYFAQTAEGIFRKSDRRTDMEKWYLQLVNAIFESITVHAQEHSKTPSQVVRMENYHHMYSLLAQLKVQGLEAQKKEAKLRYNDALKMYVIQYFGRPLEKLNLFFEGVQQKVAQGVKETEISYQMAFSKQELRKVISQYPAREVKKGLENLYKKVEKHLCEEENLLQVVWHAMQEEFIAQYNFLEERIQKCYAGAMITLEFNIQDILNFFSDIARSH, encoded by the exons ATGTTGACGACGCTGGCAAACATTAAGCATATTCTACAAAAGGAGCTATTTAACAGCAGCAATGAACGGGTGTTATCTGTGGTTACTGTGACGAAAACATACAAAAAGAAAAGGGCCTGCTATTTGTGTATAGTTACTACGCCACCACCTGTGCCGGTCGTCACAGTATGCGTCGTCAAACAATCCGAGCAACGGGAAGGTGAATATAAAAAGAAACGTACCTGGCAAATGGAAGAGATTAAGTGGGTGGATGGGCGAAATGAACAATCCGAAACACATGAATTTGATTTACAAATTGAGAAAACTTATAAATGGTATGCCTTAAACTTGAGCGAGCGACAAAATTTCTTGGCTGTGCTCTATAAACAAATACATAAGTACGTGCGCAGTCACAAAGCAGAGTTTCGTAATATACCAAGTGCTTGGTTAAATGAAAAATCACCAGAAAAATTGGCAGCGGAACGGAATGCAGAACAGAAAACTACGCAAGATACGGAAGATGAAGAAGAGGCACAAGAATTTACAGCACTAACAGATAAGGAGGCTACAGAGTTGGGAAAGCTATTTTCCGAATGTGATTTTGCTGTCAAAGATGCAGAACAACTCATTGAAAAGCTGTCCAAAGAGCTGCATGATTTGGATGGT GCAAACATGCAAAGTGTATTAGCTTCTGAAAAGCAGGTTATGCAGTTGATGGAACACATTGATAAGGCAATCATTGAGGCGGATAGCTTCGAAAAACGTTTAGATTCCTATGAAGAGATATTGGGTCATGTTAAAGAGACTATGGAAAAGATTGGTGGCAAGAATGCTATGATAGAAATTGCAaacaacaataatataaaatTGATGAAAGAACTAAACAAAGTGATT ACCCAGCTCGATTTACCTCACGAACACCAAAAGGCATTAGATGAACCTGATTTGAAAAATGCTGTTGGCCGAAAAGCTGCTATAGCAGCCGCTCAATGTCTACAACAAGCTATGAATAGCGATATAGATCCCTCGTTGCTGCGCCTTGAAGCCGTGCAAGATCAACGCAAACGTTTTGAAAAATGGAAAGCAAAATTCTCTGGAATTGTTAGTCGTTTTAtgaataatttatttatacatttggGTAATGAATTGGGTGATAATACTACAATGAGCACAGACCTTGTACTACCGAATCATGTTTCGGTGCATCGTGAGCTTACACCTTACACAGAGTTAATGCATTGGACAAAAGCAATGGATCGTAAAACATATGATGGTCTAACGCGTGTCTATACTACATCGCTTAGTAAGATTTACGAACGTGATATTAAGAATTTCTTTGCTTTG GCTAAAATACAAGTATCAGAAAAATTACGTACATCACGTGAAGACTTGGATATATCTGTCTCATCGCGAAAATCTGTTGTTTCTGCAGCGCCTTACGGCACTTTGGGCGTCAATCGTGATCAATGGGGTGTGGGTGCAGATAACGCAGATCGTGAGCGGTTTGATTCTGTGTTGGAAAAAGTATTGGCGGAATTGGAACCTGTTGCACTGCAAGaacaaatgttttgtataaatttcttCCAAATGGATGTTATTAGTCCTACATCAAAAAATACTCAAACCACTTTGGATGCATTGGAAAAAAGCACCGATTCTTCAAGCATATTAACTTCACCCACAACGGCGAGTGGTGGTGGGGGTGGTGGCGATGCCAGTG gcTTTCCACAAAAGAAAATTGATCGCCAAATCAACGAAGAGGTTCGCAAATTGATGATGGCTTTATTTGGCTGCTTAGAGCCCGAGCTGGTGAGCTTTATACAAAGCTACGAGCGCATTGACAGTTT CTATTCACTCTATGTGCTCGTCCGTTTAACGCAACATGTCATGTCAGCGCAGGATACACATTCCTTCCTTAGTATGACTTTCGCCTCGGCGCTAGTACAAGTCAAACGAAATTTCGATCGTTTTATGCAACAACAATTACAATCGATTAAAGAAGCTAAACTGCCTAAACGTTCTAAATGTGGTATACTACCTTATGTTGAAAATTTCGAATATTTCGCACAAACTGCTGAGGGTATATTTCGCAAATCGGATCGTCGTACTGATATGGAAAAATGGTATTTACAATTAGTAAATGCTATTTTCGAAAGTATTACTGTTCATGCGCAAGAGCATTCAAAAACGCCCTCACAAGTAGTACGCATGGAAAATTATCATCATATGTATTCCTTATTGGCGCAATTGAAGGTGCAAGGTTTGGAAGCGCAGAAAAAAGAAGCTAAATTGCGTTACAACGATGCATTGAAAATGTATGTTATACAATATTTTGGTCGTCCATTAGAGAAATTAAAT cTGTTTTTCGAGGGTGTACAACAAAAAGTTGCACAAGGTGTTAAAGAAACTGAAATTAGCTATCAAATGGCTTTCTCCAAACAAGAATTACGCAAAGTTATCAGTCAATATCCTGCGCGTGAGGTTAAAAAGGGTTTGgaaaatctctacaaaaaagtagAGAAACATCTTTGTGAAGAAGAAAATTTACTGCAAGTTGTTTGGCATGCAATGCAAGAGGAGTTTATTGCACAGTACAATTTTTTGGAAGAGCGAATACAGAAATGTTATGCGGGTGCTATGATTACTTTGGAGTTTAATATACAGGACATATTAAATTTCTTCTCTGATATAGCGCGCTCGCATTGA
- the LOC137253323 gene encoding UDP-sugar transporter UST74c-like: MVATHNSDDKVSLELANDSDDESNVGLLTKEQRQKEDSTLFFKKVGSALFYGLSSFMITVVNKTVLTSYMFPSFLFLSLGQLTAAIVVLGIGRRIRLVSFPPLKRNTFLKIFPLPLIFLGNMMFGLGGTKELSLPMFAALRRFSILMTMMLEMKILGARPSVAIQISVYAMIAGALLAASDDLSFNMKGYTFVMITNALTASNGVYVKKKLDTSEIGKYGLMFYNSLFMLMPALLFTFITGDLEQTLNYNQWENPFFVLQFLMSCFMGFILSYSTILCTQYNSALTTTIVGCLKNICVTYLGMFIGGDYIFSWLNCIGINISVFASLLYTYITFRRKQTPDREVMIPTTRGIAV, translated from the coding sequence ATGGTGGCCACACACAACAGTGACGATAAAGTTTCACTTGAACTCGCCAATGACAGCGATGATGAAAGCAACGTCGGTCTGCTAACGAAGGAGCAACGCCAGAAAGAGGACAGCACGTTGTTTTTCAAAAAAGTTGGAAGTGCGCTTTTCTATGGACTATCATCATTCATGATCACCGTTGTAAATAAAACTGTTCTAACTTCATATATGTTTCCATCGTTTCTATTTCTCTCACTGGGACAGTTGACAGCTGCTATTGTTGTGCTTGGTATAGGGCGTCGCATACGTTTAGTATCATTTCCACCATTAAAACGTAATACATTTTTGAAAATCTTTCCATTACCATTAATATTTCTTGGAAATATGATGTTTGGTTTGGGTGGCACAAAGGAGCTTAGTTTACCTATGTTTGCAGCTTTGCGACGATTCTCAATTCTAATGACAATGATGCTGGAAATGAAAATACTTGGAGCTCGTCCATCTGTTGCTATACAAATAAGCGTTTACGCTATGATTGCTGGTGCCTTGTTGGCCGCTTCAGATGACCTATCGTTTAATATGAAAGGATATACATTTGTTATGATAACTAATGCACTAACTGCATCAAATGgtgtttatgtaaaaaaaaaattggatacaTCCGAAATTGGCAAATATGGTTTAATGTTCTATAATTCATTATTTATGCTTATGCCAGCTTTACTTTTTACTTTTATAACTGGTGATCTTGAGCAGACGCTCAACTATAATCAATGGGAAAAtccattttttgttttacaatttttaatgaGCTGTTTTATGGGTTTTATATTATCCTATAGTACAATATTATGTACACAATATAATTCTGCGCTTACAACAACAATTGTTGgttgtttaaaaaatatttgtgtaACATATTTAGGTATGTTTATTGGTGGCGATTATATTTTCTCATGGCTTAATTGTATTGGTATTAATATAAGTGTGTTTGCTAGTTTACTTTATACTTATATAACATTTAGAAGAAAACAAACACCAGATAGGGAAGTTATGATACCAACAACGCGGGGTATAGCTGTGTAG